One part of the Arabidopsis thaliana chromosome 1 sequence genome encodes these proteins:
- a CDS encoding Leucine-rich repeat transmembrane protein kinase (Leucine-rich repeat transmembrane protein kinase; FUNCTIONS IN: protein serine/threonine kinase activity, kinase activity, ATP binding; INVOLVED IN: transmembrane receptor protein tyrosine kinase signaling pathway, protein amino acid phosphorylation; LOCATED IN: endomembrane system; EXPRESSED IN: 22 plant structures; EXPRESSED DURING: 13 growth stages; CONTAINS InterPro DOMAIN/s: Protein kinase, ATP binding site (InterPro:IPR017441), Serine/threonine-protein kinase domain (InterPro:IPR002290), Leucine-rich repeat (InterPro:IPR001611), Serine-threonine/tyrosine-protein kinase (InterPro:IPR001245), Protein kinase-like domain (InterPro:IPR011009), Serine/threonine-protein kinase, active site (InterPro:IPR008271), Protein kinase, catalytic domain (InterPro:IPR000719), Malectin/receptor-like protein kinase (InterPro:IPR021720), Leucine-rich repeat, typical subtype (InterPro:IPR003591), Tyrosine-protein kinase, catalytic domain (InterPro:IPR020635); BEST Arabidopsis thaliana protein match is: Leucine-rich repeat transmembrane protein kinase (TAIR:AT1G53430.1).) has product MIYLHRIYFIIVLFTLIFHGRLGFSDNNKLHEAEVRALKEIGKKLGKKDWDFNKDPCSGEGTWIVTTYTTKGFESNITCDCSFLPQNSSCHVIRIGNLVGRALKSQNLTGIVPPEFSKLRHLKVLDLSRNSLTGSIPKEWASMRLEDLSFMGNRLSGPFPKVLTRLTMLRNLSLEGNQFSGPIPPDIGQLVHLEKLHLPSNAFTGPLTEKLGLLKNLTDMRISDNNFTGPIPDFISNWTRILKLQMHGCGLDGPIPSSISSLTSLTDLRISDLGGKPSSFPPLKNLESIKTLILRKCKIIGPIPKYIGDLKKLKTLDLSFNLLSGEIPSSFENMKKADFIYLTGNKLTGGVPNYFVERNKNVDVSFNNFTDESSIPSHDCNRVTSNLVESFALGNKSHKGSTCFLQRMPCVHPKRYHLYKLYINCGGGEVKVDKEITYQADDEPKGASMYVLGANKRWALSSTGNFMDNDDDADEYTVQNTSRLSVNASSPSFGLYRTARVSPLSLTYYGICLGNGNYTVNLHFAEIIFTDDNTLYSLGKRLFDIYVQDQLVIKNFNIQEAARGSGKPIIKSFLVNVTDHTLKIGLRWAGKGTTGIPIRGVYGPMISAISVEPNFKPPVYYDTKDIILKVGVPVAAATLLLFIIVGVFWKKRRDKNDIDKELRGLDLQTGTFTLRQIKAATDNFDVTRKIGEGGFGSVYKGELSEGKLIAVKQLSAKSRQGNREFVNEIGMISALQHPNLVKLYGCCVEGNQLILVYEYLENNCLSRALFGKDESSRLKLDWSTRKKIFLGIAKGLTFLHEESRIKIVHRDIKASNVLLDKDLNAKISDFGLAKLNDDGNTHISTRIAGTIGYMAPEYAMRGYLTEKADVYSFGVVALEIVSGKSNTNFRPTEDFVYLLDWAYVLQERGSLLELVDPTLASDYSEEEAMLMLNVALMCTNASPTLRPTMSQVVSLIEGKTAMQELLSDPSFSTVNPKLKALRNHFWQNELSRSLSFSTSGPRTASANSLVDAEEKTGLLD; this is encoded by the exons atgatatatttacatCGCATATATTTCATCATCGTCCTCTTCACACTAATTTTCCATGGGCGTCTTGGTTTTTCCGACAACAATAAACTTCACGAGGCCGAAG TGAGGGCATTAAAGGAGATAGGGAAGAAGCTAGGGAAGAAAGATTGGGACTTCAACAAAGATCCATGTAGTGGTGAAGGCACTTGGATTGTAACAACTTACACAACCAAAGGGTTTGAGAGTAATATCACTTGTGATTGCTCCTTTCTTCCTCAAAACTCTTCTTGCCACGTCATTAGAAt TGGCAATTTGGTTGGCAGAGCTCTGAAGTCGCAGAACTTAACAGGCATTGTCCCTCCAGAATTCTCTAAGCTTCGTCACCTTAAAGTTTT AGACCTAAGCCGTAACTCTCTGACTGGTTCCATTCCAAAGGAATGGGCTTCTATGCGCTTGGAAGATTT ATCTTTCATGGGGAACCGATTGTCTGGTCCGTTTCCGAAAGTCCTGACCCGCCTTACAATGCTCAGAAACTT GAGCCTAGAAGGAAATCAGTTTTCAGGACCAATCCCTCCTGATATTGGACAGTTGGTTCATTTGGAGAAACT tCATCTCCCTTCAAATGCTTTCACTGGTCCATTGACTGAAAAACTTGGATTGCTCAAGAACCTGACTGATAT GAGGATAAGTGATAATAATTTCACTGGACCAATACCAGATTTCATCAGCAATTGGACAAGAATACTGAAACT GCAGATGCATGGTTGCGGTTTGGATGGTCCGATACCTTCCAGTATTTCTAGCTTAACAAGCTTGACCGACCT GAGAATTAGCGACTTAGGAGGCAAACCGTCTTCCTTCCCCCCACTGAAGAATTTGGAATCTATCAAGACGCT GATACTgagaaaatgcaaaataattggcccaattccaaaatatatTGGGGACTTGAAGAAGCTCAAAACACT TGACCTCAGTTTTAATCTCCTAAGTGGTGAGATTCCTTCATCgtttgaaaatatgaagaaagCCGATTTCAT TTATTTGACAGGAAACAAATTGACAGGAGGGGTTCCAAACTACTTTGtcgaaagaaataaaaatgt AgatgtttcttttaataacTTCACCGATGAAAGTTCAATTCCTAGCCATGACTGTAACCGAGTTACTTC AAATTTGGTGGAAAGCTTCGCCTTGGGGAACAAATC ACACAAGGGTTCAACCTGTTTTCTTCAACGCATGCCTTGTGTTCATCCTAAGAGATATC ATTTATATAAATTGTACATAAATTGCGGAGGAGGTGAAGTAAAAGTGGATAAAGAAATAACATATCAGGCTGATGACGAACCCAAAGGTGCTTCTATGTACGTCCTTGGCGCTAACAAGCGCTGGGCGTTGAGCAGCACCGGGAACTTCATGGACAATGATGACGATGCTGATGAGTATACTGTGCAGAACACATCCAGGTTATCAGTTAATGCTTCCTCTCCCAGCTTTGGACTTTATAGGACAGCTCGAGTCTCTCCTTTATCGTTGACTTACTACGGAATCTGTCTTGGAAATGGGAACTACACTGTGAATCTCCACTTTGCTGAGATCATCTTTACCGATGACAATACATTATACAGTCTCGGCAAACgtttgtttgatatttatgTTCAG GATCAGTTGGTGATTAAAAACTTTAACATTCAAGAAGCTGCTCGAGGATCAGGTAAGCCAATCATTAAATCGTTTCTGGTAAATGTAACGGACCATACTCTGAAGATTGGTTTGCGATGGGCTGGCAAAGGGACAACAGGCATTCCGATTAGAGGGGTATATGGTCCTATGATTTCAGCTATATCTGTGGAACCCa ATTTCAAACCTCCGGTATATTATGACACAAAGGATATCATACTAAAAGTGGGGGTACCTGTCGCTGCAGCAAcacttcttttgtttatcataGTGGGTGTATTCTGGAAAAAAAGGCGTGACAAAAATGATATTGACAAAG AGCTAAGGGGTCTAGATCTTCAAACTGGAACTTTTACTCTACGGCAGATAAAAGCAGCCACTGATAATTTCGATGTAACAAGAAAGATTGGTGAAGGTGGATTTGGCTCTGTTTACAAG GGTGAATTATCTGAGGGGAAATTAATTGCAGTTAAACAACTGTCTGCAAAATCGAGGCAGGGAAATCGCGAGTTTGTAAATGAGATAGGAATGATCTCAGCTCTTCAACATCCGAATCTTGTGAAGCTATATGGATGTTGTGTTGAAGGAAACCAATTGATATTGGTGTATGAGTACTTGGAGAACAACTGTCTATCTCGAGCGTTATTTG GAAAGGATGAGAGTTCTAGACTGAAACTAGACTGGTcaacaaggaagaagatttttttggGGATAGCCAAGGGACTGACATTTCTCCATGAAGAATCTAGGATAAAGATTGTACACAGAGATATAAAGGCAAGCAATGTGTTACTCGATAAGGATCTCAACGCTAAAATTTCTGACTTTGGTTTGGCAAAGCTGAATGATGATGGAAACACACACATCAGCACTCGTATTGCAGGAACTAT AGGTTATATGGCTCCTGAATATGCAATGCGTGGTTACTTGACTGAAAAAGCGGATGTTTATAGCTTCGGCGTCGTTGCACTCGAAATCGTTAGTGGAAAGAGTAACACAAACTTTAGGCCAACCGAGGACTTTGTTTACCTTCTTGATTGG GCTTACGTTTTGCAAGAGAGAGGAAGCTTACTAGAGCTGGTTGATCCAACGTTAGCCTCAGATTACTCAGAAGAGGAAGCCATGTTGATGCTGAACGTGGCATTGATGTGCACTAACGCATCACCGACTCTAAGGCCTACAATGTCGCAGGTGGTGAGTCTCATAGAGGGGAAGACAGCGATGCAAGAGTTGCTGTCGGATCCGAGCTTCTCAACGGTTAACCCGAAGCTTAAAGCCTTGAGGAACCATTTTTGGCAAAACGAGCTGAGCAGATCGCTTAGCTTCTCCACAAGCGGGCCTCGTACTGCCTCTGCTAACTCACTCGTTGATGCAGAGGAGAAAACCGGACTTTTGGATTAA
- a CDS encoding Leucine-rich repeat transmembrane protein kinase (Leucine-rich repeat transmembrane protein kinase; FUNCTIONS IN: protein serine/threonine kinase activity, kinase activity, ATP binding; INVOLVED IN: protein amino acid phosphorylation, transmembrane receptor protein tyrosine kinase signaling pathway; LOCATED IN: endomembrane system; EXPRESSED IN: 22 plant structures; EXPRESSED DURING: 13 growth stages; BEST Arabidopsis thaliana protein match is: Leucine-rich repeat transmembrane protein kinase (TAIR:AT1G53430.1); Has 190432 Blast hits to 138472 proteins in 4783 species: Archae - 131; Bacteria - 16225; Metazoa - 53388; Fungi - 11706; Plants - 85318; Viruses - 481; Other Eukaryotes - 23183 (source: NCBI BLink).) gives MIYLHRIYFIIVLFTLIFHGRLGFSDNNKLHEAEVRALKEIGKKLGKKDWDFNKDPCSGEGTWIVTTYTTKGFESNITCDCSFLPQNSSCHVIRIALKSQNLTGIVPPEFSKLRHLKVLDLSRNSLTGSIPKEWASMRLEDLSFMGNRLSGPFPKVLTRLTMLRNLSLEGNQFSGPIPPDIGQLVHLEKLHLPSNAFTGPLTEKLGLLKNLTDMRISDNNFTGPIPDFISNWTRILKLQMHGCGLDGPIPSSISSLTSLTDLRISDLGGKPSSFPPLKNLESIKTLILRKCKIIGPIPKYIGDLKKLKTLDLSFNLLSGEIPSSFENMKKADFIYLTGNKLTGGVPNYFVERNKNVDVSFNNFTDESSIPSHDCNRVTSNLVESFALGNKSHKGSTCFLQRMPCVHPKRYHLYKLYINCGGGEVKVDKEITYQADDEPKGASMYVLGANKRWALSSTGNFMDNDDDADEYTVQNTSRLSVNASSPSFGLYRTARVSPLSLTYYGICLGNGNYTVNLHFAEIIFTDDNTLYSLGKRLFDIYVQDQLVIKNFNIQEAARGSGKPIIKSFLVNVTDHTLKIGLRWAGKGTTGIPIRGVYGPMISAISVEPNFKPPVYYDTKDIILKVGVPVAAATLLLFIIVGVFWKKRRDKNDIDKELRGLDLQTGTFTLRQIKAATDNFDVTRKIGEGGFGSVYKGELSEGKLIAVKQLSAKSRQGNREFVNEIGMISALQHPNLVKLYGCCVEGNQLILVYEYLENNCLSRALFGKDESSRLKLDWSTRKKIFLGIAKGLTFLHEESRIKIVHRDIKASNVLLDKDLNAKISDFGLAKLNDDGNTHISTRIAGTIGYMAPEYAMRGYLTEKADVYSFGVVALEIVSGKSNTNFRPTEDFVYLLDWAYVLQERGSLLELVDPTLASDYSEEEAMLMLNVALMCTNASPTLRPTMSQVVSLIEGKTAMQELLSDPSFSTVNPKLKALRNHFWQNELSRSLSFSTSGPRTASANSLVDAEEKTGLLD, from the exons atgatatatttacatCGCATATATTTCATCATCGTCCTCTTCACACTAATTTTCCATGGGCGTCTTGGTTTTTCCGACAACAATAAACTTCACGAGGCCGAAG TGAGGGCATTAAAGGAGATAGGGAAGAAGCTAGGGAAGAAAGATTGGGACTTCAACAAAGATCCATGTAGTGGTGAAGGCACTTGGATTGTAACAACTTACACAACCAAAGGGTTTGAGAGTAATATCACTTGTGATTGCTCCTTTCTTCCTCAAAACTCTTCTTGCCACGTCATTAGAAt AGCTCTGAAGTCGCAGAACTTAACAGGCATTGTCCCTCCAGAATTCTCTAAGCTTCGTCACCTTAAAGTTTT AGACCTAAGCCGTAACTCTCTGACTGGTTCCATTCCAAAGGAATGGGCTTCTATGCGCTTGGAAGATTT ATCTTTCATGGGGAACCGATTGTCTGGTCCGTTTCCGAAAGTCCTGACCCGCCTTACAATGCTCAGAAACTT GAGCCTAGAAGGAAATCAGTTTTCAGGACCAATCCCTCCTGATATTGGACAGTTGGTTCATTTGGAGAAACT tCATCTCCCTTCAAATGCTTTCACTGGTCCATTGACTGAAAAACTTGGATTGCTCAAGAACCTGACTGATAT GAGGATAAGTGATAATAATTTCACTGGACCAATACCAGATTTCATCAGCAATTGGACAAGAATACTGAAACT GCAGATGCATGGTTGCGGTTTGGATGGTCCGATACCTTCCAGTATTTCTAGCTTAACAAGCTTGACCGACCT GAGAATTAGCGACTTAGGAGGCAAACCGTCTTCCTTCCCCCCACTGAAGAATTTGGAATCTATCAAGACGCT GATACTgagaaaatgcaaaataattggcccaattccaaaatatatTGGGGACTTGAAGAAGCTCAAAACACT TGACCTCAGTTTTAATCTCCTAAGTGGTGAGATTCCTTCATCgtttgaaaatatgaagaaagCCGATTTCAT TTATTTGACAGGAAACAAATTGACAGGAGGGGTTCCAAACTACTTTGtcgaaagaaataaaaatgt AgatgtttcttttaataacTTCACCGATGAAAGTTCAATTCCTAGCCATGACTGTAACCGAGTTACTTC AAATTTGGTGGAAAGCTTCGCCTTGGGGAACAAATC ACACAAGGGTTCAACCTGTTTTCTTCAACGCATGCCTTGTGTTCATCCTAAGAGATATC ATTTATATAAATTGTACATAAATTGCGGAGGAGGTGAAGTAAAAGTGGATAAAGAAATAACATATCAGGCTGATGACGAACCCAAAGGTGCTTCTATGTACGTCCTTGGCGCTAACAAGCGCTGGGCGTTGAGCAGCACCGGGAACTTCATGGACAATGATGACGATGCTGATGAGTATACTGTGCAGAACACATCCAGGTTATCAGTTAATGCTTCCTCTCCCAGCTTTGGACTTTATAGGACAGCTCGAGTCTCTCCTTTATCGTTGACTTACTACGGAATCTGTCTTGGAAATGGGAACTACACTGTGAATCTCCACTTTGCTGAGATCATCTTTACCGATGACAATACATTATACAGTCTCGGCAAACgtttgtttgatatttatgTTCAG GATCAGTTGGTGATTAAAAACTTTAACATTCAAGAAGCTGCTCGAGGATCAGGTAAGCCAATCATTAAATCGTTTCTGGTAAATGTAACGGACCATACTCTGAAGATTGGTTTGCGATGGGCTGGCAAAGGGACAACAGGCATTCCGATTAGAGGGGTATATGGTCCTATGATTTCAGCTATATCTGTGGAACCCa ATTTCAAACCTCCGGTATATTATGACACAAAGGATATCATACTAAAAGTGGGGGTACCTGTCGCTGCAGCAAcacttcttttgtttatcataGTGGGTGTATTCTGGAAAAAAAGGCGTGACAAAAATGATATTGACAAAG AGCTAAGGGGTCTAGATCTTCAAACTGGAACTTTTACTCTACGGCAGATAAAAGCAGCCACTGATAATTTCGATGTAACAAGAAAGATTGGTGAAGGTGGATTTGGCTCTGTTTACAAG GGTGAATTATCTGAGGGGAAATTAATTGCAGTTAAACAACTGTCTGCAAAATCGAGGCAGGGAAATCGCGAGTTTGTAAATGAGATAGGAATGATCTCAGCTCTTCAACATCCGAATCTTGTGAAGCTATATGGATGTTGTGTTGAAGGAAACCAATTGATATTGGTGTATGAGTACTTGGAGAACAACTGTCTATCTCGAGCGTTATTTG GAAAGGATGAGAGTTCTAGACTGAAACTAGACTGGTcaacaaggaagaagatttttttggGGATAGCCAAGGGACTGACATTTCTCCATGAAGAATCTAGGATAAAGATTGTACACAGAGATATAAAGGCAAGCAATGTGTTACTCGATAAGGATCTCAACGCTAAAATTTCTGACTTTGGTTTGGCAAAGCTGAATGATGATGGAAACACACACATCAGCACTCGTATTGCAGGAACTAT AGGTTATATGGCTCCTGAATATGCAATGCGTGGTTACTTGACTGAAAAAGCGGATGTTTATAGCTTCGGCGTCGTTGCACTCGAAATCGTTAGTGGAAAGAGTAACACAAACTTTAGGCCAACCGAGGACTTTGTTTACCTTCTTGATTGG GCTTACGTTTTGCAAGAGAGAGGAAGCTTACTAGAGCTGGTTGATCCAACGTTAGCCTCAGATTACTCAGAAGAGGAAGCCATGTTGATGCTGAACGTGGCATTGATGTGCACTAACGCATCACCGACTCTAAGGCCTACAATGTCGCAGGTGGTGAGTCTCATAGAGGGGAAGACAGCGATGCAAGAGTTGCTGTCGGATCCGAGCTTCTCAACGGTTAACCCGAAGCTTAAAGCCTTGAGGAACCATTTTTGGCAAAACGAGCTGAGCAGATCGCTTAGCTTCTCCACAAGCGGGCCTCGTACTGCCTCTGCTAACTCACTCGTTGATGCAGAGGAGAAAACCGGACTTTTGGATTAA
- a CDS encoding Leucine-rich repeat transmembrane protein kinase, with amino-acid sequence MIYLHRIYFIIVLFTLIFHGRLGFSDNNKLHEAEVRALKEIGKKLGKKDWDFNKDPCSGEGTWIVTTYTTKGFESNITCDCSFLPQNSSCHVIRIALKSQNLTGIVPPEFSKLRHLKVLDLSRNSLTGSIPKEWASMRLEDLSFMGNRLSGPFPKVLTRLTMLRNLSLEGNQFSGPIPPDIGQLVHLEKLHLPSNAFTGPLTEKLGLLKNLTDMRISDNNFTGPIPDFISNWTRILKLQMHGCGLDGPIPSSISSLTSLTDLRISDLGGKPSSFPPLKNLESIKTLILRKCKIIGPIPKYIGDLKKLKTLDLSFNLLSGEIPSSFENMKKADFIYLTGNKLTGGVPNYFVERNKNVDVSFNNFTDESSIPSHDCNRVTSNLVESFALGNKSHKGSTCFLQRMPCVHPKRYHLYKLYINCGGGEVKVDKEITYQADDEPKGASMYVLGANKRWALSSTGNFMDNDDDADEYTVQNTSRLSVNASSPSFGLYRTARVSPLSLTYYGICLGNGNYTVNLHFAEIIFTDDNTLYSLGKRLFDIYVQDQLVIKNFNIQEAARGSGTTGIPIRGVYGPMISAISVEPNFKPPVYYDTKDIILKVGVPVAAATLLLFIIVGVFWKKRRDKNDIDKELRGLDLQTGTFTLRQIKAATDNFDVTRKIGEGGFGSVYKGELSEGKLIAVKQLSAKSRQGNREFVNEIGMISALQHPNLVKLYGCCVEGNQLILVYEYLENNCLSRALFGKDESSRLKLDWSTRKKIFLGIAKGLTFLHEESRIKIVHRDIKASNVLLDKDLNAKISDFGLAKLNDDGNTHISTRIAGTIGYMAPEYAMRGYLTEKADVYSFGVVALEIVSGKSNTNFRPTEDFVYLLDWAYVLQERGSLLELVDPTLASDYSEEEAMLMLNVALMCTNASPTLRPTMSQVVSLIEGKTAMQELLSDPSFSTVNPKLKALRNHFWQNELSRSLSFSTSGPRTASANSLVDAEEKTGLLD; translated from the exons atgatatatttacatCGCATATATTTCATCATCGTCCTCTTCACACTAATTTTCCATGGGCGTCTTGGTTTTTCCGACAACAATAAACTTCACGAGGCCGAAG TGAGGGCATTAAAGGAGATAGGGAAGAAGCTAGGGAAGAAAGATTGGGACTTCAACAAAGATCCATGTAGTGGTGAAGGCACTTGGATTGTAACAACTTACACAACCAAAGGGTTTGAGAGTAATATCACTTGTGATTGCTCCTTTCTTCCTCAAAACTCTTCTTGCCACGTCATTAGAAt AGCTCTGAAGTCGCAGAACTTAACAGGCATTGTCCCTCCAGAATTCTCTAAGCTTCGTCACCTTAAAGTTTT AGACCTAAGCCGTAACTCTCTGACTGGTTCCATTCCAAAGGAATGGGCTTCTATGCGCTTGGAAGATTT ATCTTTCATGGGGAACCGATTGTCTGGTCCGTTTCCGAAAGTCCTGACCCGCCTTACAATGCTCAGAAACTT GAGCCTAGAAGGAAATCAGTTTTCAGGACCAATCCCTCCTGATATTGGACAGTTGGTTCATTTGGAGAAACT tCATCTCCCTTCAAATGCTTTCACTGGTCCATTGACTGAAAAACTTGGATTGCTCAAGAACCTGACTGATAT GAGGATAAGTGATAATAATTTCACTGGACCAATACCAGATTTCATCAGCAATTGGACAAGAATACTGAAACT GCAGATGCATGGTTGCGGTTTGGATGGTCCGATACCTTCCAGTATTTCTAGCTTAACAAGCTTGACCGACCT GAGAATTAGCGACTTAGGAGGCAAACCGTCTTCCTTCCCCCCACTGAAGAATTTGGAATCTATCAAGACGCT GATACTgagaaaatgcaaaataattggcccaattccaaaatatatTGGGGACTTGAAGAAGCTCAAAACACT TGACCTCAGTTTTAATCTCCTAAGTGGTGAGATTCCTTCATCgtttgaaaatatgaagaaagCCGATTTCAT TTATTTGACAGGAAACAAATTGACAGGAGGGGTTCCAAACTACTTTGtcgaaagaaataaaaatgt AgatgtttcttttaataacTTCACCGATGAAAGTTCAATTCCTAGCCATGACTGTAACCGAGTTACTTC AAATTTGGTGGAAAGCTTCGCCTTGGGGAACAAATC ACACAAGGGTTCAACCTGTTTTCTTCAACGCATGCCTTGTGTTCATCCTAAGAGATATC ATTTATATAAATTGTACATAAATTGCGGAGGAGGTGAAGTAAAAGTGGATAAAGAAATAACATATCAGGCTGATGACGAACCCAAAGGTGCTTCTATGTACGTCCTTGGCGCTAACAAGCGCTGGGCGTTGAGCAGCACCGGGAACTTCATGGACAATGATGACGATGCTGATGAGTATACTGTGCAGAACACATCCAGGTTATCAGTTAATGCTTCCTCTCCCAGCTTTGGACTTTATAGGACAGCTCGAGTCTCTCCTTTATCGTTGACTTACTACGGAATCTGTCTTGGAAATGGGAACTACACTGTGAATCTCCACTTTGCTGAGATCATCTTTACCGATGACAATACATTATACAGTCTCGGCAAACgtttgtttgatatttatgTTCAG GATCAGTTGGTGATTAAAAACTTTAACATTCAAGAAGCTGCTCGAGGATCAG GGACAACAGGCATTCCGATTAGAGGGGTATATGGTCCTATGATTTCAGCTATATCTGTGGAACCCa ATTTCAAACCTCCGGTATATTATGACACAAAGGATATCATACTAAAAGTGGGGGTACCTGTCGCTGCAGCAAcacttcttttgtttatcataGTGGGTGTATTCTGGAAAAAAAGGCGTGACAAAAATGATATTGACAAAG AGCTAAGGGGTCTAGATCTTCAAACTGGAACTTTTACTCTACGGCAGATAAAAGCAGCCACTGATAATTTCGATGTAACAAGAAAGATTGGTGAAGGTGGATTTGGCTCTGTTTACAAG GGTGAATTATCTGAGGGGAAATTAATTGCAGTTAAACAACTGTCTGCAAAATCGAGGCAGGGAAATCGCGAGTTTGTAAATGAGATAGGAATGATCTCAGCTCTTCAACATCCGAATCTTGTGAAGCTATATGGATGTTGTGTTGAAGGAAACCAATTGATATTGGTGTATGAGTACTTGGAGAACAACTGTCTATCTCGAGCGTTATTTG GAAAGGATGAGAGTTCTAGACTGAAACTAGACTGGTcaacaaggaagaagatttttttggGGATAGCCAAGGGACTGACATTTCTCCATGAAGAATCTAGGATAAAGATTGTACACAGAGATATAAAGGCAAGCAATGTGTTACTCGATAAGGATCTCAACGCTAAAATTTCTGACTTTGGTTTGGCAAAGCTGAATGATGATGGAAACACACACATCAGCACTCGTATTGCAGGAACTAT AGGTTATATGGCTCCTGAATATGCAATGCGTGGTTACTTGACTGAAAAAGCGGATGTTTATAGCTTCGGCGTCGTTGCACTCGAAATCGTTAGTGGAAAGAGTAACACAAACTTTAGGCCAACCGAGGACTTTGTTTACCTTCTTGATTGG GCTTACGTTTTGCAAGAGAGAGGAAGCTTACTAGAGCTGGTTGATCCAACGTTAGCCTCAGATTACTCAGAAGAGGAAGCCATGTTGATGCTGAACGTGGCATTGATGTGCACTAACGCATCACCGACTCTAAGGCCTACAATGTCGCAGGTGGTGAGTCTCATAGAGGGGAAGACAGCGATGCAAGAGTTGCTGTCGGATCCGAGCTTCTCAACGGTTAACCCGAAGCTTAAAGCCTTGAGGAACCATTTTTGGCAAAACGAGCTGAGCAGATCGCTTAGCTTCTCCACAAGCGGGCCTCGTACTGCCTCTGCTAACTCACTCGTTGATGCAGAGGAGAAAACCGGACTTTTGGATTAA